The following coding sequences lie in one Thermodesulforhabdaceae bacterium genomic window:
- a CDS encoding PTS sugar transporter subunit IIA yields the protein MKIGDLLSEEGIITEVEASGKTELLKQISNTLAKCYPSFNAEEVFQVLMERERLGSTGVGDGIAIPHGKLPQDRFADCSRSLPVLLFARSRRGVDFDAMDSKPVYLIFALLAPENCPGLHLKVLAKIARLLKNKEVQEKLLHARTRKEILDVIKQYDNGS from the coding sequence ATGAAAATTGGAGATTTGTTGTCCGAAGAAGGGATTATCACTGAGGTAGAAGCCTCGGGAAAGACCGAACTTTTGAAGCAGATAAGTAATACACTGGCTAAGTGTTATCCTTCTTTCAATGCCGAAGAAGTGTTTCAAGTGCTCATGGAAAGAGAAAGGCTAGGAAGCACAGGAGTGGGGGATGGAATTGCTATCCCCCACGGTAAACTGCCCCAAGACCGTTTTGCCGATTGTTCTCGCTCTCTTCCGGTGCTTCTCTTTGCTAGATCCCGCCGAGGTGTAGATTTTGACGCAATGGATTCCAAGCCTGTCTATCTTATATTTGCTCTTCTTGCTCCGGAAAACTGTCCTGGTTTGCATTTAAAAGTTCTAGCTAAGATTGCACGGCTCCTCAAAAATAAAGAAGTGCAGGAGAAGCTTCTTCACGCTAGAACTCGTAAGGAAATTCTCGATGTAATCAAACAGTATGACAACGGTTCGTGA
- the rimI gene encoding ribosomal protein S18-alanine N-acetyltransferase yields MEKDTSQELMNCSNQSKTTELDFYRLDYNHIEEILEIEQKVQYEPWTAEMFAEEANNPASYSWVACMNKNIIGYVCSRIIHDLMEILNIAVHPEHQGCGIGSMMFSWVIQKAVLEKGIRCIHLEVRASNEPALKLYLSHGFKVVGERRSYYLTPSGREKALLMEWCKE; encoded by the coding sequence ATGGAAAAAGACACATCGCAAGAGCTAATGAACTGCTCGAACCAGAGTAAGACTACAGAACTCGATTTTTACCGCCTCGATTATAATCACATCGAAGAGATCCTGGAAATTGAGCAGAAAGTCCAGTATGAACCATGGACTGCGGAGATGTTCGCGGAAGAAGCCAATAATCCTGCAAGCTATTCCTGGGTTGCCTGCATGAATAAAAACATTATCGGGTATGTCTGTTCTAGAATTATCCATGACCTTATGGAAATTCTTAACATTGCTGTCCATCCTGAACATCAGGGTTGTGGTATAGGAAGTATGATGTTTTCCTGGGTTATTCAGAAGGCTGTTCTGGAAAAGGGGATTAGATGCATTCATTTAGAAGTTCGAGCGTCTAATGAACCGGCCCTAAAGCTTTATCTAAGTCATGGCTTCAAAGTCGTGGGTGAAAGACGGAGCTATTACTTAACCCCTTCAGGCCGTGAAAAAGCCCTTCTGATGGAATGGTGCAAAGAGTGA
- the lptC gene encoding LPS export ABC transporter periplasmic protein LptC yields the protein MKAKKAGILGVLILIMVVYFAWHQKEEVPQRVAEPSKDSQTSSERSDRGIRLEGMKYTEIGEDGRQCWKILAKEVNVFLDQKKSILADVQAEFYLKNGQVIKLSADKGIFWAGVKDIELSGNVLVTLPDGAVLKTERAIYSNREKELSSNSSLVISSSWLNGQVGKWRYNLEEGKGYGDGGVKVELQSVFGEKRRR from the coding sequence ATGAAAGCCAAGAAGGCTGGGATTCTAGGTGTTTTGATTTTAATAATGGTTGTTTATTTTGCGTGGCATCAAAAAGAAGAAGTTCCTCAAAGGGTAGCCGAACCTTCCAAAGATTCCCAAACATCTTCGGAACGAAGCGACCGTGGAATAAGACTTGAAGGAATGAAATATACGGAAATCGGGGAAGATGGAAGGCAATGCTGGAAGATACTGGCAAAGGAAGTTAATGTTTTCTTGGACCAAAAGAAGAGCATCCTGGCAGATGTTCAGGCAGAGTTTTACTTGAAAAACGGTCAGGTTATTAAGCTCTCTGCCGACAAAGGAATATTTTGGGCTGGGGTTAAGGATATTGAACTTTCGGGTAATGTTTTAGTAACACTTCCGGATGGCGCCGTTCTTAAAACAGAAAGGGCCATTTACAGTAACAGAGAAAAAGAGCTTTCGTCCAACTCCTCCCTTGTGATTTCATCCAGTTGGCTCAATGGACAGGTGGGAAAGTGGAGATATAATCTGGAAGAAGGTAAAGGTTATGGTGATGGTGGAGTTAAGGTCGAATTGCAATCTGTATTTGGCGAAAAAAGAAGAAGGTAA
- the rpoN gene encoding RNA polymerase factor sigma-54: MAFELKQQLKLAPQLVMTPQLQQAIKLLQLSRLELIQTIQQELEINPVLEEVDSVEEFEEVSDVESDVSVPSESEEVREVEISERVKDDFDWETFADEYSSSSATVGLREWEESEEFPSFEQRLTKPASLREHLLWQLNLSNLTEREKEIGEEIIGNLNPNGYLEATIDEIVKLTNASTEEVEKVLKAVQLFDPLGVAARDLKECLLIQARHLIPGNELVETIIQNYLHYLETKNYQALINRLKCSPEELKVAVEAIQNLDPRPGRAYSDEEPQYISPDVFVVKVDDEFVVLLNDEGIPKLKISPYYLQCLKHPEKLSQETKDYIQNKLRSATWLVKSIHQRQKTIYKVAESIVRLQREFFEKGLGYLKPMVLRDVAADVGMHESTVSRVTANKYMQTPHGLFEMKYFFNSSVRRTEGGEDVASETVKEKIRTIIKSEDPNNPYSDQEIANMLEKEGIRIARRTVAKYREMMNILPSHKRKKPTF, from the coding sequence ATGGCTTTTGAACTCAAACAACAACTCAAATTAGCTCCTCAGCTTGTAATGACGCCTCAACTTCAGCAGGCGATCAAGCTTCTCCAACTTTCTCGCCTTGAGTTAATCCAGACTATTCAACAGGAGTTGGAAATAAACCCTGTACTTGAAGAGGTGGACTCGGTTGAAGAATTTGAAGAAGTTTCTGATGTTGAAAGCGATGTCTCAGTTCCGTCAGAGTCTGAAGAAGTAAGGGAGGTTGAAATATCCGAAAGAGTAAAAGACGACTTTGATTGGGAGACTTTTGCTGATGAATATAGCTCTTCATCGGCTACTGTGGGACTAAGAGAATGGGAAGAAAGCGAAGAATTTCCATCTTTTGAACAACGCCTTACAAAACCAGCATCCTTGCGGGAACATCTCTTATGGCAGTTGAACCTGTCGAACCTCACGGAGCGGGAAAAAGAGATTGGTGAAGAGATCATAGGGAATCTTAACCCGAACGGTTATCTTGAAGCTACCATTGATGAAATTGTAAAACTTACAAATGCTTCCACCGAGGAAGTAGAAAAAGTGCTCAAAGCCGTTCAGCTTTTTGATCCTTTAGGAGTTGCTGCTAGAGATCTTAAGGAATGCCTTCTCATACAAGCTCGCCATTTGATACCCGGAAATGAATTAGTAGAGACGATTATTCAAAACTATCTTCACTATCTTGAGACGAAAAATTATCAGGCTCTCATTAACAGGCTTAAATGTAGCCCCGAAGAACTAAAAGTAGCTGTGGAAGCTATTCAAAATCTGGATCCTCGCCCTGGACGAGCCTATTCTGATGAAGAACCTCAATACATAAGCCCAGATGTTTTTGTGGTAAAGGTTGATGATGAATTTGTGGTTCTTCTCAACGATGAAGGAATTCCAAAGCTTAAAATTAGCCCTTATTATCTTCAATGCCTCAAACATCCAGAAAAATTAAGCCAGGAAACAAAAGACTACATCCAGAATAAACTTCGTTCTGCCACGTGGCTTGTTAAAAGTATTCATCAAAGGCAGAAAACGATTTACAAAGTTGCCGAAAGCATTGTTCGATTACAAAGAGAATTTTTCGAAAAAGGCCTTGGTTACTTAAAACCCATGGTACTTCGCGATGTAGCGGCTGATGTAGGTATGCATGAATCCACAGTCAGCCGGGTTACCGCAAACAAATACATGCAGACTCCCCACGGGCTTTTTGAGATGAAGTATTTCTTCAACAGCTCTGTTAGAAGAACAGAAGGAGGGGAGGATGTTGCTTCAGAGACTGTGAAGGAAAAGATTAGAACTATTATAAAAAGCGAGGATCCTAACAATCCTTACAGTGATCAAGAGATTGCAAACATGTTGGAAAAGGAGGGAATTAGGATAGCCAGAAGAACTGTTGCCAAGTACAGGGAAATGATGAACATTTTGCCTTCTCATAAAAGGAAGAAACCCACATTCTAA
- the rapZ gene encoding RNase adapter RapZ, with protein sequence MITNFRIVVVTGLSGSGKSTVIEAFEDIGYFCIDNLPIPLLPALLKLCKEEMADIEKIALGIDIRERSFLAGYEKVFDEIEREGYALEILFLEASTEVLQRRYSQTRRVHPLELSNKTESERFLVQAIEQERKLLSQLRTRAHRIIDTSTFSVHMLKEIIFRTYSFDPKQGKLAVQILSFGYKYGVPAEADLVLDLRFLPNPYFVESLKPLTGCAPEVSQWIMEHEETTVFLDILKKFFDFLVPLYVKEGKRYLTIAFGCTGGKHRSVAVAEYFKKWFAEKDYLVKVFHRDIGHE encoded by the coding sequence ATGATAACGAATTTTCGCATCGTAGTGGTTACGGGACTTTCAGGATCTGGCAAGAGCACAGTTATTGAAGCCTTTGAAGATATTGGCTATTTTTGTATCGATAATCTTCCGATTCCCCTCCTTCCAGCTCTATTAAAGCTTTGCAAAGAAGAGATGGCTGATATTGAGAAGATCGCTCTGGGGATAGATATTCGAGAAAGGAGTTTTCTTGCCGGATACGAGAAAGTTTTTGATGAAATAGAGCGAGAAGGATATGCGTTAGAAATTCTATTTCTTGAAGCGTCAACGGAAGTGCTTCAACGTAGATATAGTCAGACGAGGCGAGTACATCCATTGGAGTTGTCAAATAAGACGGAGAGTGAACGTTTTCTTGTGCAGGCTATTGAGCAAGAAAGGAAGCTCCTTTCACAACTTAGAACTAGAGCCCATAGAATTATTGATACCAGCACTTTTTCCGTTCACATGCTGAAGGAAATTATCTTCAGAACTTACTCCTTCGATCCAAAACAGGGAAAACTTGCCGTTCAGATTCTTTCTTTTGGTTACAAATATGGTGTTCCAGCAGAAGCAGATCTTGTCCTGGATCTTAGATTCCTTCCTAATCCATACTTTGTAGAGTCTCTTAAGCCCCTTACTGGTTGTGCTCCCGAAGTGAGCCAATGGATTATGGAGCATGAGGAAACCACGGTTTTTCTAGATATACTTAAAAAATTCTTTGATTTCCTTGTGCCTCTCTATGTCAAAGAGGGTAAGCGCTATTTAACGATTGCCTTTGGATGCACAGGTGGTAAACACAGATCGGTAGCTGTGGCTGAATATTTCAAAAAATGGTTCGCCGAAAAGGATTACCTGGTTAAGGTGTTTCACAGGGATATTGGGCATGAATAG
- the raiA gene encoding ribosome-associated translation inhibitor RaiA: protein MQINVTFRHMEPSERVRAYAEEKIGRVKRYLTEPIEVSIVLKTEKFRQIAEVSINSNGININASEETEDIFNSIDLLADTVEAQIKKQLEKRRRSGNIRSAGKNNLTVVPGGAIDEDEPVIYSESYDPKPIDVEEAVLQLNSAKKDVLVFVNRHTGRINVLYKRRDGYYGLIET, encoded by the coding sequence ATGCAAATCAACGTAACTTTCAGACACATGGAACCATCAGAGCGGGTTAGAGCTTATGCAGAAGAAAAGATAGGGCGTGTTAAGCGCTACCTTACTGAACCCATAGAGGTCAGTATAGTGTTGAAAACCGAAAAGTTCCGACAGATAGCTGAGGTAAGCATAAACTCAAACGGGATAAACATTAATGCTTCCGAAGAAACAGAAGATATTTTCAATTCTATCGATCTTCTTGCTGATACCGTGGAAGCTCAAATCAAAAAACAACTTGAAAAACGAAGAAGATCAGGAAATATTCGATCTGCTGGAAAGAATAATTTAACAGTGGTGCCGGGAGGCGCCATAGATGAGGATGAGCCTGTTATTTACTCTGAATCTTATGATCCCAAACCTATAGATGTAGAAGAGGCAGTGCTTCAACTTAATTCGGCTAAAAAAGATGTTCTGGTTTTCGTGAATAGACATACGGGACGTATTAATGTCCTCTATAAACGTAGAGACGGTTACTACGGGCTTATAGAAACCTAA
- a CDS encoding patatin-like phospholipase family protein, whose translation MGRYVRVLAGDSILPVIRDEGIKLSNIRIVAGAAGGPKWLVLYHFDRHLASLIVHRKIGMDGTPLHLIGSSIGAWRLTALSSRDPVRTIDEFFDAYISQRYSLNPSVKEITLETLRILDRFLPQDRRQEPFKNPLCRLSVIAVRHEKVGFSDDTFTLTFAVAIIGLANLIKRSAMRYFLKRVVFADPRDQLPVDFSNDLFSTEIIPFSENNIRQALLASGSIPLVMKSIRDIPGAPPGVYRDGGLIDYHLDLPYSLNDNSFVLYPHYTDRIIPGWFDKYRPRMPSRANMSRVLLVCPTKALVESLPGGKIPDRNDFYAFKGRDADRLSYWMKGVDAGRQMAEEFFEAVESGKIREYVEPMNFQQGG comes from the coding sequence ATGGGACGGTATGTGAGGGTTCTAGCGGGGGATTCTATTTTACCTGTTATTAGAGATGAAGGGATCAAACTTAGTAACATCCGAATTGTTGCAGGTGCGGCTGGAGGACCTAAGTGGCTTGTTCTTTACCATTTTGATAGACATCTGGCTTCGCTCATCGTTCACCGTAAAATTGGAATGGATGGAACGCCTCTACATCTTATCGGGTCCTCTATAGGTGCCTGGCGGCTGACAGCTTTAAGTTCCAGAGATCCAGTTCGGACAATTGACGAATTTTTCGATGCCTATATAAGCCAGCGATATTCTCTAAACCCATCGGTTAAGGAAATAACTCTTGAGACATTGAGAATACTCGACAGATTTTTGCCGCAGGATAGGCGGCAGGAACCCTTTAAGAACCCTTTGTGCAGGCTTTCTGTTATTGCTGTAAGGCATGAAAAAGTAGGTTTTTCCGACGATACTTTTACTCTGACTTTCGCTGTGGCAATAATTGGACTTGCTAATTTAATAAAGCGTAGCGCCATGAGGTATTTCCTTAAAAGAGTGGTTTTTGCCGACCCTAGAGATCAGCTTCCAGTGGATTTTTCAAATGATCTGTTTTCGACAGAAATCATTCCGTTTTCCGAAAACAACATCCGGCAAGCTCTACTTGCTTCAGGATCCATACCCCTGGTTATGAAGTCAATTCGGGACATTCCCGGTGCACCTCCAGGTGTGTATCGTGATGGCGGGCTTATAGACTACCATCTCGATTTGCCCTACAGCCTTAATGACAACTCTTTTGTTCTTTACCCTCATTACACTGATCGGATTATTCCAGGATGGTTTGATAAGTATCGTCCCAGGATGCCGAGTCGTGCTAATATGTCTCGAGTCCTTCTTGTTTGCCCTACAAAAGCTTTGGTTGAAAGTCTTCCTGGTGGTAAGATACCCGATCGAAATGATTTCTATGCTTTTAAGGGCAGAGACGCTGATCGGCTGTCTTACTGGATGAAGGGAGTGGATGCAGGAAGGCAAATGGCTGAAGAATTCTTTGAAGCTGTGGAAAGCGGGAAAATTCGGGAGTATGTAGAGCCGATGAATTTCCAGCAAGGAGGGTAA
- a CDS encoding CTP synthase, producing MRHPKYIFITGGVLSSLGKGLAAASIGALMESRGLRVTLQKLDPYINVDPGTMNPYQHGEVYVTDDGAETDLDLGHYERFTHAVMSKKNNYTSGSIYFSVINKERRGDYLGSTVQVIPHITDEIKNAIRGVVNDEDIVIVEIGGTVGDIESLPFLEAIRQFRNDVGRENVIYIHVTLVPYLKSSGELKTKPTQHSVKELRSIGIQPDILLCRTERHLSSDLKAKIAHFCNVEPESVITAIDVDCIYEVPLLLHKEGLDERIVQLLNIWTRSPVLDDWEKLLARIRNASRDVRIGIVGKYVHLKESYKSLNEALYHAGWAQDAKVELVYIDSEEVEKEGGEALLEGVHGILVPGGFGNRGIEGKIKAIKYARENKIPFFGICLGMQLAVVEFARNVAGLHDAHSQEFNSHTPNPVIYLMREWFDYKSQQRIRRDEMSNLGGTMRLGAYPCVLEEGSLAFEAYGVKELWERHRHRFEFNNEYREILEKHGMRFTGLSPDRNLVEIVELKDHPWFLGCQFHPEFKSRPMESHPLFFSFVGRSLELAESRK from the coding sequence TTGAGGCACCCAAAATACATTTTCATCACGGGAGGAGTGCTTTCATCTCTTGGGAAGGGGCTGGCTGCGGCGTCTATTGGCGCTCTAATGGAAAGCCGGGGATTACGAGTGACTCTTCAGAAGCTAGACCCCTACATCAACGTTGATCCTGGAACTATGAACCCATACCAGCATGGTGAAGTTTATGTAACGGATGATGGTGCCGAAACTGATCTCGACCTAGGGCATTACGAGCGGTTTACTCATGCTGTAATGTCAAAAAAGAACAACTACACTTCAGGAAGTATCTACTTTTCTGTCATCAACAAGGAACGCCGAGGAGACTATCTAGGAAGCACTGTTCAGGTTATTCCTCACATTACTGACGAAATTAAGAATGCAATCCGAGGAGTTGTAAATGATGAGGATATAGTGATTGTTGAAATCGGCGGGACAGTGGGAGACATAGAGAGCCTGCCCTTTTTGGAAGCCATCCGACAGTTCAGAAACGATGTGGGACGTGAAAATGTCATTTATATTCATGTAACTCTTGTTCCTTACCTTAAAAGTTCGGGAGAACTGAAAACCAAGCCCACTCAACACAGTGTAAAGGAACTTCGCAGCATCGGTATTCAGCCTGATATTCTTCTGTGCCGAACCGAACGCCATCTTTCATCAGACCTCAAAGCTAAGATTGCCCATTTTTGTAATGTCGAACCCGAATCAGTTATAACAGCCATTGACGTAGATTGTATCTATGAGGTTCCTCTTTTACTCCACAAAGAAGGACTTGATGAACGCATTGTCCAGCTTCTAAACATCTGGACAAGATCCCCCGTTCTGGATGATTGGGAGAAGCTTCTTGCAAGGATTCGTAACGCCTCCAGAGATGTTCGTATAGGCATAGTAGGAAAATACGTGCATCTTAAGGAATCTTATAAGAGCCTTAACGAAGCCCTCTATCATGCCGGATGGGCACAGGATGCCAAAGTGGAGTTGGTTTATATAGACTCGGAGGAGGTAGAAAAAGAAGGAGGGGAAGCTCTTCTGGAAGGCGTTCACGGTATTCTGGTGCCAGGCGGCTTTGGAAATCGTGGTATAGAAGGAAAAATCAAAGCCATAAAATATGCTAGAGAAAACAAGATCCCCTTTTTCGGGATTTGTCTTGGTATGCAACTTGCCGTTGTTGAGTTTGCCAGAAATGTGGCTGGTCTTCACGACGCTCATAGCCAGGAATTTAACAGCCACACCCCTAATCCGGTTATCTATTTAATGAGAGAGTGGTTTGATTATAAGAGTCAGCAGCGAATTCGCCGTGATGAGATGTCAAATCTCGGGGGCACTATGCGGCTTGGCGCCTATCCATGTGTGCTTGAAGAAGGAAGCCTTGCCTTTGAAGCCTACGGCGTAAAGGAACTGTGGGAAAGACACAGGCACAGGTTTGAGTTCAACAACGAGTATCGAGAAATTCTCGAAAAGCATGGAATGAGATTTACAGGACTTTCACCGGATCGAAACCTTGTGGAAATTGTGGAATTGAAAGATCATCCCTGGTTTTTGGGCTGCCAATTTCACCCTGAATTTAAATCTCGCCCTATGGAATCTCATCCCTTGTTTTTTTCTTTCGTAGGTAGGTCTCTTGAATTAGCAGAGTCAAGAAAATGA
- the lptB gene encoding LPS export ABC transporter ATP-binding protein, which yields MGDEGLRAVGLVKRYGKRRVVDDVSLSVYQGQVVGLLGPNGAGKSTTFYCIVGLVEPDEGAVFLDGENLIGYPIYERALKGITYLPQESSVFRGLTAAENIMAVLEMLNRDRKKCKEMTENLLAEFGLEHVANVKADRLSGGERRKVEICRALATNPRFILMDEPFAGIDPITVKDVQGTIKSLKEKKIGVLLSDHNVSATLSVCDEAYIIYEGRVLGRGTPDEIIANEQARRVYLGESFRLGDVRT from the coding sequence ATGGGAGACGAAGGACTTAGAGCAGTTGGGCTTGTCAAAAGATACGGCAAAAGACGAGTGGTTGACGATGTTAGCCTCAGCGTGTATCAAGGACAGGTGGTGGGTCTACTTGGGCCGAACGGAGCAGGGAAATCAACAACCTTTTACTGTATTGTGGGATTAGTAGAACCCGATGAAGGAGCAGTTTTTTTGGACGGCGAGAATCTTATCGGTTATCCTATATATGAAAGGGCCCTTAAGGGCATAACCTATCTGCCTCAGGAGTCATCAGTGTTTAGAGGGTTAACGGCGGCGGAGAATATCATGGCCGTTCTTGAGATGCTCAATAGAGACAGGAAAAAATGTAAAGAGATGACGGAAAATCTGCTTGCGGAATTTGGTCTGGAACATGTGGCAAATGTAAAAGCTGATAGGCTTTCGGGTGGGGAACGTAGAAAAGTGGAAATTTGTAGAGCTCTCGCTACCAATCCTCGTTTTATACTTATGGATGAGCCTTTTGCAGGTATAGATCCCATAACGGTTAAAGATGTGCAGGGAACGATAAAGTCTCTCAAAGAGAAGAAAATTGGAGTGCTTCTTTCGGATCATAATGTTAGTGCTACTCTTAGTGTTTGTGACGAGGCCTATATAATTTACGAAGGCAGAGTTTTGGGGCGTGGAACCCCTGATGAAATAATTGCAAATGAACAGGCGAGAAGAGTTTACCTGGGGGAGTCTTTTCGGTTGGGGGATGTAAGAACTTAA
- a CDS encoding HAD-IIIA family hydrolase — MDTLGTYEHILIERLGRDNIERVKKIRLMVFDVDGVLTDGSIIYLDNGSEMKIFDVQDGHGLKLLIRAGIEVAFLSGRYSKVTEMRAEEIGVQYVYQNIKRKLEAYEDITNRLGFQAQEIGYVGDDLIDIPVMRRVGWSVAVPNASVHVFPYAHYVTKKPGGRGACREVCEIVLQVKGFWKEVTKRYFEE, encoded by the coding sequence ATGGATACTCTTGGAACTTACGAACATATTCTTATAGAACGCCTTGGGCGTGATAACATTGAGCGAGTCAAGAAGATTCGCCTTATGGTTTTTGATGTGGATGGAGTTCTTACGGACGGATCCATTATTTACCTCGACAATGGATCAGAAATGAAAATTTTCGATGTCCAGGATGGACATGGATTGAAACTTCTTATTAGAGCAGGCATTGAAGTGGCCTTTCTTTCAGGGCGCTATTCAAAGGTTACAGAGATGCGGGCCGAGGAAATAGGTGTTCAGTATGTGTATCAAAACATCAAGCGGAAATTAGAAGCTTACGAGGACATAACCAACAGGCTGGGATTCCAGGCTCAAGAAATTGGCTACGTGGGCGACGATTTAATAGATATTCCGGTTATGAGGCGTGTTGGATGGTCGGTAGCGGTTCCCAATGCAAGCGTTCACGTTTTTCCTTACGCTCACTATGTAACAAAAAAACCCGGGGGAAGAGGAGCCTGCCGGGAGGTTTGCGAAATAGTCCTTCAGGTAAAAGGTTTTTGGAAAGAGGTAACAAAACGATATTTTGAAGAATAG
- the kdsA gene encoding 3-deoxy-8-phosphooctulonate synthase: MKNQSLWDQIKQGNSLFLIAGPCVMESYELMLEVGENVRDLCQQLGVLYIFKSSYDKANRTSIKSFRGPGLEKGLQWLFRLKQELGVPVLTDVHSPREAHMAGEVCDVIQIPAFLCRQTDILVAAAQTDRIVNIKKGQFMAPWDMDKVIEKARVIGNDRIIVTERGTTFGYNNLVVDMRSIAIMKNFGVPVVFDATHSVQQPGGLGVCSGGDRQYAPLLARAAVAVGADGIFMEVHPAPEKALCDGPNSLRLEDVSQCLKELVAIFEVIRGRQMPKKRHLSDLSLQNG, translated from the coding sequence ATGAAGAATCAATCGCTTTGGGATCAAATTAAACAAGGCAACAGTCTTTTCCTTATAGCTGGCCCGTGCGTAATGGAAAGTTATGAGTTGATGCTGGAAGTAGGGGAAAATGTTCGTGATCTTTGCCAGCAACTTGGGGTGCTATACATTTTTAAGAGTTCCTACGATAAGGCAAATCGAACTTCTATTAAATCTTTCCGCGGTCCTGGACTTGAAAAAGGCCTACAATGGCTGTTCAGGCTCAAACAAGAACTTGGAGTGCCTGTGTTAACAGATGTTCATTCCCCTAGAGAAGCTCACATGGCTGGAGAAGTTTGCGATGTGATTCAAATCCCAGCTTTCCTTTGCCGCCAAACCGATATCCTAGTAGCTGCTGCACAAACAGATCGAATTGTTAACATTAAAAAAGGTCAGTTTATGGCTCCCTGGGATATGGACAAAGTGATAGAGAAAGCTAGAGTTATCGGCAACGACCGAATAATTGTCACAGAAAGAGGAACCACTTTTGGTTATAACAATCTTGTAGTGGACATGAGATCAATTGCAATAATGAAAAACTTTGGAGTTCCTGTAGTGTTTGACGCTACCCACAGTGTTCAACAGCCTGGGGGATTGGGAGTCTGTTCCGGGGGAGATAGGCAATATGCTCCTCTATTGGCTCGGGCTGCTGTAGCGGTGGGGGCTGATGGAATTTTTATGGAAGTTCATCCAGCTCCTGAAAAGGCTCTGTGCGATGGACCCAACTCTCTCCGTCTTGAAGATGTTTCGCAATGCTTAAAGGAACTTGTGGCTATATTTGAAGTTATTCGTGGGAGGCAAATGCCAAAGAAAAGGCATTTATCTGATCTGTCTTTACAAAATGGATGA
- the lptA gene encoding lipopolysaccharide transport periplasmic protein LptA codes for MAKKKAVLLVMFLVSLTWGSFALAQREKAFQNDSPIQLNSDRMVFDEKKRVVVFEGHVVVRRDDVTITADRLYIYGKQGEQVVMDKPLGEQLDRIELEGSVRIVQGTKVASSDKAIYYVGPQKVLLVGNPVVAQGQDRISGQMITIYLKEGRSVVEGGQEKPVQVILTPSQTQAGKTSK; via the coding sequence ATGGCAAAGAAGAAAGCTGTTCTGTTAGTGATGTTTTTGGTGAGTCTAACATGGGGTTCTTTTGCTTTGGCTCAGCGAGAGAAAGCTTTTCAGAATGATTCTCCCATCCAGCTTAATAGCGATCGTATGGTATTTGATGAGAAAAAGAGAGTTGTTGTTTTTGAAGGTCATGTGGTGGTAAGACGTGATGATGTAACGATAACAGCAGATCGCCTTTATATTTACGGCAAACAGGGAGAACAAGTTGTTATGGATAAACCTCTTGGAGAACAGTTGGACAGGATAGAACTTGAGGGCAGCGTTAGAATAGTGCAGGGCACCAAAGTGGCTTCATCTGACAAGGCGATCTATTACGTTGGCCCGCAGAAAGTGCTTCTAGTTGGAAATCCTGTGGTGGCTCAGGGACAAGATCGTATTTCTGGACAAATGATCACGATCTATTTGAAGGAAGGCCGAAGTGTAGTGGAAGGGGGACAGGAAAAACCTGTTCAGGTGATTCTTACTCCAAGTCAGACCCAAGCCGGCAAGACTTCGAAGTAG
- a CDS encoding PTS sugar transporter subunit IIA, with amino-acid sequence MNRLDASSSVGVLIVTHCSLADALLKTAEMIVGSMDGFHAVSIHPSMSHEEVFSLVERKIKEADQGKGVLLLTDIFGGTPTNVALAFSGPQVDVVCGVNLPMIIKAYSARNNHSLRELAALVQEYGKRHIARANELLEPE; translated from the coding sequence ATGAATAGGCTTGATGCGTCCTCGTCTGTTGGTGTTTTAATAGTTACTCACTGTTCTCTTGCTGATGCGTTACTTAAAACGGCTGAGATGATTGTTGGTTCAATGGACGGATTTCACGCAGTTTCAATCCATCCTTCGATGTCTCACGAGGAAGTTTTCTCTTTAGTAGAACGAAAAATTAAAGAGGCTGACCAGGGAAAAGGAGTTCTTTTGCTTACGGACATTTTTGGAGGAACCCCAACGAATGTTGCTCTCGCTTTTTCGGGTCCTCAGGTGGATGTAGTCTGCGGAGTCAATCTTCCTATGATTATAAAAGCATACTCTGCTAGAAATAATCACAGTTTGCGCGAGCTTGCAGCTCTGGTGCAGGAGTATGGAAAAAGACACATCGCAAGAGCTAATGAACTGCTCGAACCAGAGTAA